In the Danio rerio strain Tuebingen ecotype United States chromosome 8, GRCz12tu, whole genome shotgun sequence genome, one interval contains:
- the hsd17b4 gene encoding peroxisomal multifunctional enzyme type 2 — protein sequence MSVPLRFDGKVVLVTGAGGGLGREYALAFGQRGAAVIVNDLGGDIKGGGKSSAAADKVVEEIRAAGGKAVANYDSVEDGEKLIQTALDAFGRIDVVVNNAGILRDRSFARTSDVDWDLIQRVHLRGSFLVTRAAWNHMKQQKFGRIIMTSSAAGIYGNFGQANYSAAKLGLLGLANTLAIEGQKYNIHCNTIAPTAGSRLTETVMPPDLVQSLKAEYVAPLVLWLCHESCQENSGLFEVGAGWIGKLRWERSLGRIVRQKSECVTPEAVRDAWRDICDFTNATKPASIQESLQTLVEVLSRVEDERKIGANPTAVATNPAQAIGHVLPDMTFTHTHMNCILYALGVGVSSRDPQQLQFLYEGHTHFSCLPTFGVIPAQGALLGLGSIPGLDIDFTRLLHGEQYLELYKPLPTSGTLTSRATVADVLDKGSGMLILLDVHTYSEQELLCYNQFSVFIVGSGGFGGKRVSQKAVAPAAPPDRPADAVVVEETSRDQAALYRLSGDWNPLHIDPNFAAMGGFQSPILHGLCSFGFAARHVLKQFAGNDVSRFKAMKVRFVKPVYPGQSLQTEMWKENSRVHIQCTVKESGAVVLSGAYIDLHPAASVNTGPPQTELQSDLVFAEIERRIKDSGEELVKKVNAVFGWEITTDGETRRHWTVDLKTGRGSVQRAAAKADVTFTVSDQDFMEVVMGKLNPQKAFFAGKLKVKGNIMLSQKLEAVLKDQARL from the exons ATGTCTGTGCCTTTGAGATTCGACGGCAAGGTGGTGCTGGTGACCGGAGCAGGCGGAG gttTGGGCAGGGAATACGCGCTGGCGTTCGGGCAGAGAGGAGCCGCTGTCATCG TCAATGATCTGGGTGGAGATATTAAAGGTGGAGGCAAGAGCTCAGCGGCTGCTGATAAAGTGGTGGAGGAGATCAGAGCTGCAGGAGGGAAGGCTGTGGCCAACTATG ATTCAGTGGAGGATGGAGAGAAGCTTATCCAGACGGCGCTGGATGCGTTCGGAAGAATAG ACGTGGTGGTGAATAACGCTGG GATTCTGCGTGATCGCTCATTCGCGCGCACCAGTGATGTGGACTGGG ACCTGATTCAGCGTGTTCATCTCAGAGGATCGTTCCTCGTCACCAGAGCCGCCTGGAACCACATGAAGCAGCAGAAGTTCGGCAG GATCATCATGACCTCGTCCGCCGCAGGGATTTATGGGAACTTCGGGCAGGCCAACTACAGCGCGGCGAAGCTGGGTCTGCTGGGTCTGGCAAACACACTCGCCATCGAAGGACAGAAGTACAACATTCACTGCAACACCATCGCCCCCACTGCAGGGTCCAGACTCACCGAGACCGTCATgcctccag ATCTGGTCCAGTCTCTGAAGGCGGAGTACGTGGCGCCGCTGGTGCTCTGGCTCTGTCATGAGTCCTGCCAGGAGAACAGCGGCCTGTttgag GTCGGCGCTGGCTGGATCGGCAAAT TGCGCTGGGAGAGGAGTCTGGGTCGTATCGTCCGTCAGAAGAGCGAGTGTGTGACGCCGGAGGCTGTGAGAGACGCCTGGAGAGACATCTGTGACTTCACTAATGCTACTAAACCTGCTAGCATACAGG agTCGCTGCAGACGCTGGTGGAGGTTTTGTCCAGAGTGGAGGACGAGAGAAAGATCGGAGCAAACCCAACAGCAGTCGCAACAAACCCt gcgcAGGCCATCGGGCATGTGCTGCCGGACAtgacgttcacacacacacacatgaactgtATCCTGTACGCTCTGggagtgggcgtgtccagcagAGACCCTCAGCAGCTGCAGTTCCTCTATGAGGGACACACACACTTCTCCTGCCTGCCCACGTTCGGGGTGATCCCGGCGCAGGGGGCGCTGCTGGGGCTGGGGAGCATCCCGGGACTCGACATCGACTTCACCAGG ctgctgCATGGAGAGCAGTACCTGGAGCTGTACAAGCCTCTGCCCACATCAG GTACTCTGACGTCTCGAGCCACAGTGGCGGATGTGCTGGATAAAGGCTCCGGGATGCTGATCCTGCTGgatg tgcaCACGTACAGTGAGCAGGAGCTGCTGTGTTATAACCAGTTCTCGGTGTTCATCGTGGGCTCTGGAGGATTCGGAGGGAAGCGAGTGTCCCAGAAGGCCGTG GCTCCAGCCGCTCCTCCAGACAGACCTGCAGACGCTGTGGTGGTGGAGGAGACATCTAGAGATCag gctgcTCTGTACAGGCTGAGTGGAGACTGGAACCCGCTGCACATCGACCCCAACTTCGCTGCTatgggag GCTTTCAGTCTCCAATCCTCCACGGTTTGTGTTCGTTTGGTTTCGCGGCGCGGCACGTCCTCAAGCAGTTCGCAGGAAACGACGTCTCCAGATTCAAGGCCATGAAG gtgcgTTTCGTGAAGCCGGTCTATCCCGGTCAGTCTCTGCAGACGGAGATGTGGAAGGAGAACAGCAGAGTCCACATCCAGTGTACG GTGAAGGAAAGCGGAGCTGTTGTGCTGTCTGGAGCTTATATAGATCTACACCCTGCAGCATCTGTGAACACCGGCCCGCCACag ACGGAGCTGCAGAGTGATCTGGTGTTCGCTGAGATCGAGCGCAGGATTAAAGACTCAGGAGAGGAGCTGGTGAAGAAGGTGAACGCAGTGTTCGGCTGGGAGATCACCACTGACGGAGAGACCCGCAGACACT
- the hsd17b4 gene encoding peroxisomal multifunctional enzyme type 2 isoform X1 yields the protein MSVPLRFDGKVVLVTGAGGGLGREYALAFGQRGAAVIVNDLGGDIKGGGKSSAAADKVVEEIRAAGGKAVANYDSVEDGEKLIQTALDAFGRIDVVVNNAGILRDRSFARTSDVDWDLIQRVHLRGSFLVTRAAWNHMKQQKFGRIIMTSSAAGIYGNFGQANYSAAKLGLLGLANTLAIEGQKYNIHCNTIAPTAGSRLTETVMPPDLVQSLKAEYVAPLVLWLCHESCQENSGLFEVGAGWIGKLRWERSLGRIVRQKSECVTPEAVRDAWRDICDFTNATKPASIQGTNTLYIHTQTHTPHSKYIFHTLKLHNTHTLHTFMHVYAYYTQSHTLHTYNTHTHTHNTHLRVCTVLALHTHKVIRFSVRHTHTHTHI from the exons ATGTCTGTGCCTTTGAGATTCGACGGCAAGGTGGTGCTGGTGACCGGAGCAGGCGGAG gttTGGGCAGGGAATACGCGCTGGCGTTCGGGCAGAGAGGAGCCGCTGTCATCG TCAATGATCTGGGTGGAGATATTAAAGGTGGAGGCAAGAGCTCAGCGGCTGCTGATAAAGTGGTGGAGGAGATCAGAGCTGCAGGAGGGAAGGCTGTGGCCAACTATG ATTCAGTGGAGGATGGAGAGAAGCTTATCCAGACGGCGCTGGATGCGTTCGGAAGAATAG ACGTGGTGGTGAATAACGCTGG GATTCTGCGTGATCGCTCATTCGCGCGCACCAGTGATGTGGACTGGG ACCTGATTCAGCGTGTTCATCTCAGAGGATCGTTCCTCGTCACCAGAGCCGCCTGGAACCACATGAAGCAGCAGAAGTTCGGCAG GATCATCATGACCTCGTCCGCCGCAGGGATTTATGGGAACTTCGGGCAGGCCAACTACAGCGCGGCGAAGCTGGGTCTGCTGGGTCTGGCAAACACACTCGCCATCGAAGGACAGAAGTACAACATTCACTGCAACACCATCGCCCCCACTGCAGGGTCCAGACTCACCGAGACCGTCATgcctccag ATCTGGTCCAGTCTCTGAAGGCGGAGTACGTGGCGCCGCTGGTGCTCTGGCTCTGTCATGAGTCCTGCCAGGAGAACAGCGGCCTGTttgag GTCGGCGCTGGCTGGATCGGCAAAT TGCGCTGGGAGAGGAGTCTGGGTCGTATCGTCCGTCAGAAGAGCGAGTGTGTGACGCCGGAGGCTGTGAGAGACGCCTGGAGAGACATCTGTGACTTCACTAATGCTACTAAACCTGCTAGCATACAGGGTAcaaacacactatacatacatacacaaacacacacaccacacagtaaatatatatttcacacaCTCAaactacacaatacacacacattacacacgtttatgcatgtttatgcatattacacacaatcacacacattacatacatataacacacacacacacacacacaatacacacctGCGTGTGTGCACAGTACTTGCACTACATACACACAAGGTCATCAGGTTTAGTGT cagacacacacacacacacacacacatctga